From Lysinibacillus sp. SGAir0095, the proteins below share one genomic window:
- a CDS encoding cell division protein FtsA, with protein sequence MSSKLFALDIGTRSVVGIILEEQNDHFHVIDILIREHKERAMVDGQIHNVLYVADLIKEIKSELEEKHGPLQKVSVAAAGRALKTEQASITINIKNRPIFTEEDISRIELQAVQLAQAKLLSTKEDEKLNHYYCVGYSVLFYRLDGEEIGSLVDQQGDEATIEVIATFLPRVVVESLLAALKRADLEMEALTLEPIAAINVLIPPSMRRLNVALVDIGAGTSDIAITDKGTIVAYGMVPTAGDEITEALSDHYLLDFPIAELTKRQLSIEEHVVIQDILGFEQSYPKEEVVQAIQPSIEALAQAIGRELLRLNQVPPKAVMLVGGGSLTPNLPIELSKVLNLPVNRVAVRGIDAIQNLTKEESIPATPELVTPIGIAIAAKKAPIQYMSVTVNEQVVRLFELKEMTVADAFLSANIRAKQLYGKPGQGIAISVNNQDILIPGGHGHPATILVNDEPASTKTAIKNGDVIILVEGRDGHEAKVTVRELVDDALFKKVTIQDTSYIIEPIVKVNNKICSSAHELQDRDSLKIEIIETIQDLLKHVNEIELLQKLKSFYLTIDGKPVLFPDFSSTLILNGNPSKITYPFKDGDSIRIEDAPNPTVEMVANKLNLILEERIVVSFQHETVELRKVCREVLVNGKIVPTTYTVVNGNSLSIVEKDTNNWTYMDIFRFSTWQLPVDFKGQFKILRNGQPSSFDEEIFGGDQLEIILTEQTVQ encoded by the coding sequence AGATGGACAAATACATAATGTGTTATATGTTGCAGATTTAATAAAAGAAATTAAAAGTGAACTCGAAGAAAAGCATGGTCCCTTACAAAAAGTAAGTGTTGCTGCTGCCGGTCGAGCCCTAAAAACAGAGCAAGCAAGCATTACGATCAATATTAAAAATCGTCCTATCTTTACTGAAGAAGATATTAGTCGCATAGAGCTCCAGGCTGTACAGCTAGCACAGGCAAAGCTTCTCTCCACTAAAGAAGATGAAAAATTGAATCACTATTATTGTGTAGGCTACTCTGTACTATTTTATAGACTAGATGGAGAAGAAATCGGTAGTTTAGTAGACCAACAAGGTGATGAAGCAACAATTGAAGTCATCGCCACTTTTTTACCTAGAGTGGTTGTTGAATCGTTGCTTGCCGCTTTAAAACGTGCAGATTTAGAAATGGAAGCTCTTACTTTAGAGCCAATAGCAGCCATTAACGTACTTATCCCACCATCCATGAGACGCTTAAATGTCGCCCTGGTAGATATTGGAGCGGGTACTTCTGACATTGCCATTACCGATAAAGGAACGATTGTTGCGTATGGAATGGTGCCAACTGCCGGTGATGAGATAACAGAGGCATTAAGTGACCATTATCTACTCGATTTCCCAATAGCAGAACTAACAAAACGACAATTATCTATTGAAGAACATGTAGTCATTCAGGATATTCTTGGCTTTGAACAATCATATCCAAAAGAAGAAGTAGTCCAAGCGATTCAACCATCAATCGAAGCGCTGGCACAGGCAATTGGCAGAGAACTATTAAGATTAAATCAAGTTCCTCCTAAAGCTGTGATGCTCGTTGGGGGTGGCAGTCTAACCCCAAACTTACCAATTGAATTGAGTAAGGTTTTAAATCTTCCGGTCAATCGTGTAGCAGTGCGAGGAATCGATGCCATTCAGAACTTAACGAAGGAAGAGTCCATCCCAGCAACACCAGAGCTAGTAACTCCAATTGGTATTGCCATTGCTGCAAAGAAAGCACCTATTCAGTATATGTCAGTAACCGTAAACGAGCAGGTTGTAAGACTATTTGAACTAAAAGAAATGACTGTGGCCGATGCCTTTCTGTCTGCGAATATCCGAGCGAAACAGCTTTATGGAAAACCAGGTCAAGGTATTGCCATATCTGTAAACAATCAGGATATTCTAATTCCAGGTGGACATGGACATCCTGCCACAATACTTGTAAATGACGAGCCTGCTTCTACCAAAACAGCTATAAAAAATGGAGACGTAATTATTCTTGTGGAAGGCCGAGACGGTCACGAGGCAAAAGTTACGGTTCGAGAGCTTGTTGATGATGCTCTCTTCAAAAAAGTAACGATCCAGGATACATCGTATATCATTGAACCTATTGTTAAAGTAAACAACAAAATTTGTTCCTCTGCCCATGAATTGCAGGACCGCGATTCACTAAAAATTGAAATAATCGAAACAATTCAAGATTTACTTAAGCATGTTAATGAAATCGAGCTCTTACAAAAATTGAAATCGTTCTACCTTACTATTGATGGAAAACCAGTCCTCTTTCCTGACTTTTCCTCCACGTTAATATTGAATGGTAATCCTAGCAAAATTACCTATCCATTTAAGGATGGTGATTCAATCAGAATTGAAGATGCTCCCAATCCTACAGTAGAAATGGTCGCTAATAAGCTGAACCTCATTCTCGAGGAAAGGATTGTCGTCTCCTTCCAACACGAAACAGTGGAACTAAGAAAAGTTTGTAGAGAAGTGCTGGTTAATGGAAAAATCGTACCAACAACATATACGGTTGTGAATGGCAACTCCCTTTCCATTGTAGAGAAAGATACTAACAATTGGACTTACATGGATATTTTCCGTTTTTCTACATGGCAATTACCAGTAGACTTCAAAGGACAATTTAAAATCTTGCGAAATGGCCAGCCGTCATCATTTGATGAAGAGATTTTTGGCGGCGATCAGCTTGAGATAATTTTAACTGAACAAACTGTACAGTAG
- a CDS encoding YtxH domain-containing protein: MAGEKPNYNEVKNELPNLPQVYTGTDAIYEEESVNMKDFVIGALVGGIVGAAAGLLLAPKTGRDLRSDVASQAEMIKDKSVTLSSTAKEKTVQISNQLKEQSTQLVDKVKYKAAKVPTVFDDGTVSYEGEEPLENETYEGVDMSEVSRPSSI, translated from the coding sequence ATGGCAGGGGAAAAACCGAACTATAACGAAGTAAAAAATGAATTACCAAATTTACCTCAAGTTTATACAGGAACAGATGCTATTTACGAGGAGGAGTCGGTGAACATGAAAGATTTTGTTATTGGAGCATTAGTGGGTGGAATTGTTGGAGCAGCAGCAGGTTTGTTACTTGCACCAAAAACAGGTAGAGATTTACGCAGTGATGTAGCTAGTCAAGCTGAAATGATTAAAGATAAGAGTGTTACATTATCATCTACAGCAAAAGAAAAAACAGTTCAAATTTCCAATCAATTAAAAGAACAATCAACTCAACTAGTTGATAAAGTAAAATATAAAGCAGCGAAGGTTCCAACAGTATTTGATGACGGTACTGTCTCATACGAAGGGGAAGAACCATTGGAAAACGAAACTTATGAAGGTGTAGACATGTCTGAGGTATCAAGACCTTCATCAATCTAA
- a CDS encoding DUF948 domain-containing protein encodes MEIILYIAALLAGIGFLVLCISVGMTLFGLKNTLNSIAGTIAGIEGQMEGITRETTSLLEKTNTLAADIADKSVKLNSVVDAVKNIGVSVNGLNTSINQITSSISTEVSKNEEKIAQVVQWGNVAMEFADKWKQRKTIDQNDVEEATEEIVKKSSKFKRRK; translated from the coding sequence ATGGAAATCATTTTATACATCGCTGCATTACTTGCAGGAATAGGCTTTTTAGTATTATGTATTAGTGTTGGTATGACCCTATTCGGCTTGAAAAATACTTTAAATAGTATTGCTGGAACAATTGCAGGTATCGAAGGGCAAATGGAAGGAATAACACGTGAGACAACCTCTCTTTTAGAGAAAACAAATACACTTGCTGCAGACATTGCAGACAAATCAGTAAAGTTAAATAGTGTGGTAGATGCAGTAAAAAATATTGGAGTTTCGGTAAATGGCTTAAATACATCGATCAACCAAATAACTTCGTCCATTTCAACCGAAGTAAGTAAAAATGAAGAAAAGATAGCCCAAGTTGTGCAGTGGGGTAATGTGGCTATGGAATTCGCAGACAAATGGAAGCAGCGCAAAACAATTGATCAAAACGATGTAGAAGAAGCGACTGAAGAAATAGTTAAAAAATCTTCTAAATTCAAGCGCAGAAAATAA
- the murC gene encoding UDP-N-acetylmuramate--L-alanine ligase yields MTFYHFTGIKGSGMSSLAQILFDSGEQVQGSDYETYYFTEKPLRERNITVLPFSEENIKEGMTVIAGNAFPDEHPEIVRAKELGLEVIRYHKFLGDYINRYTSIAITGAHGKTSTTGLMSHVIAGFMPTSYLIGDGTGSGKEDASFFVMEACEYRRHFLAYHPDYAVMLNIDFDHPDYFNGIEDVYSAFQELALQVNKAIIACGDDEHLQKIQANVPVVYYGFATHNDFAARNIEKTTEGTTFEVYVRNEYYDKFFIPLYGDHTVLNALAVISLCHYEGIPAQLIQERLRTYGGVKRRFTETKIGNSVLVDDYAHHPTEIKATIQSARQKYPDRQIIAVFQPHTFSRTAAFLQDFADSLSQADAVYLCDIFGSAREKQGALSIEDLQALITNSNLLQTDKIELLKEHTNAVFLFMGAGDVNKYQNAFEDVLKSNEETA; encoded by the coding sequence ATGACATTTTATCATTTTACAGGAATTAAAGGTTCAGGTATGAGTTCATTGGCTCAGATATTATTTGATTCAGGAGAACAAGTACAAGGCTCTGATTATGAGACCTACTATTTTACAGAAAAACCGTTAAGAGAGCGTAACATTACAGTTTTACCGTTTAGTGAGGAAAATATTAAAGAAGGTATGACTGTAATTGCAGGGAATGCCTTTCCAGATGAGCATCCAGAAATTGTTCGTGCGAAGGAATTAGGTCTGGAAGTTATTCGTTACCATAAGTTTTTAGGGGATTATATCAATCGCTATACATCGATTGCTATTACTGGAGCACATGGCAAGACGTCCACAACTGGACTGATGAGTCATGTAATCGCAGGCTTCATGCCAACATCTTATCTGATTGGTGATGGCACGGGTTCTGGTAAAGAAGATGCTAGCTTCTTTGTGATGGAAGCTTGTGAATATCGACGCCATTTCTTAGCATACCATCCAGACTATGCGGTGATGTTAAATATTGACTTTGATCATCCAGACTATTTTAATGGTATAGAGGATGTCTATTCAGCATTCCAGGAGCTGGCATTACAAGTGAATAAAGCAATCATTGCTTGTGGGGATGATGAGCATCTGCAAAAAATTCAAGCAAATGTACCTGTTGTTTATTATGGTTTTGCTACTCATAATGATTTTGCAGCTAGGAATATTGAAAAAACAACAGAAGGTACAACTTTTGAGGTTTATGTAAGGAATGAATATTATGATAAATTCTTCATTCCTCTTTATGGTGACCACACTGTATTAAATGCACTTGCTGTTATTTCCCTCTGTCATTATGAAGGAATTCCAGCACAATTAATTCAAGAGCGTTTACGTACTTATGGTGGTGTAAAAAGACGTTTCACAGAGACGAAAATTGGGAATAGTGTACTTGTAGATGATTACGCGCATCATCCAACAGAAATAAAGGCAACAATACAATCAGCACGTCAAAAATATCCAGATCGACAAATCATAGCTGTTTTCCAACCACATACATTCAGCCGTACAGCAGCCTTTTTACAGGACTTTGCTGATAGCTTATCACAGGCAGATGCAGTATATTTATGTGATATTTTCGGTTCAGCCCGTGAAAAGCAAGGGGCGCTATCAATTGAAGATTTACAGGCTTTAATAACTAATAGTAATCTTCTTCAAACTGATAAAATTGAACTGTTGAAAGAACATACGAATGCTGTCTTCCTATTTATGGGTGCAGGAGATGTTAACAAGTATCAAAATGCATTTGAGGATGTATTGAAAAGTAACGAAGAAACAGCTTAA
- a CDS encoding DNA translocase FtsK, with protein MNWFKKQINKLFDNDIDDDQYYEEDVFEDELVTTFNNSDERKLDDPQNNRKSFKFPIISDEEMELPNEPTHSFNPEAQNHLSNRFEESRRDIKYFYQPNAISKVYDVEVSGIRDLLEKRQRIKGHSNVINRQESTILRRVEKVKAQEQIKKDYRNTATIKKNLVEQEDPLVPKRRFVPTQVPSPVHGFKKPSKIDELLSKKQEKIESNSNEKEIENVLTEDKNIPSINYSEHENRVEAVLSESLIVKEENLRTAQPKVKYREPLHEVPVTSFIDIEDEVEEKPIYLKEELYEKVEELPNLAEETDERDLREDQVVEKLQRFQANQQLQVYQEAAVTVYEAEPFEGKKIDMESHGMVQDEGQKSSELDFMELQNDQELEEYFETKQFHEESEPVSESFEEQVEFPVINQENEVINSNLSYEEPSDIYPKTEFEQEPILHPIQSAQVQKLVSIALNDSQFTEETDEQIGHEQESFTSYQPEAYENNLQETVTTESEEEKDHLTCENEEQKLEQPQSKGSKLPFNVLMLKSDKEKYAAKLAQKQMLQHNDDNKEMYRQITKTEESHEKQPLHVNPEDLSPLTVLEPYGGKQESEIGVFQEEKEQEIETPLAQTSETISLREETEETPEEIAIDSKVVSSPPKIYVKPSLDFLTPPEEKTEDREWLESQADILVESLSYFQVTAQVEAITQGPAVTQFEITVGHGTKVSKIRNLSDDLKLALAAKDIRIQAPIPGKSTIGIEIPNRISRAVQLSEVTCSDSFKESESPLEAALGLDLTGKPVTIDLRKMPHGLIAGATGSGKSVCINSILISLLYKANPNELKLMLIDPKMVELAPFNNIPHLVSPVISDVKAATAALKWAVEEMERRYQLFAHVGVRDLPRFNKLAESKGEYGHKLPYILIVIDELADLMMMSPQDVEEAICRIAQKARACGIHLIVATQRPSVDVITGLIKSNIPTRIAFAVSSQIDSRTIIDSQGAERLLGRGDMLYLGNGMSDPIRLQGTFVTDDEIEEIIDHVRGQGEPDYFFQQDELLKKTELVEEQDELFEEVCRFVHEQGSASTSSIQRKYHIGYNRAARLIDMLESQGFVSEPRGSKPREVYITESDLTSMFE; from the coding sequence ATGAATTGGTTTAAAAAACAAATTAATAAACTATTTGATAATGATATAGATGATGATCAATATTACGAAGAAGATGTGTTTGAAGACGAATTAGTTACTACGTTTAATAATAGCGATGAGCGAAAGCTTGACGATCCTCAAAATAATAGAAAAAGCTTTAAGTTTCCAATTATATCTGATGAAGAAATGGAATTGCCTAACGAGCCTACTCATTCGTTTAATCCAGAAGCTCAAAATCATCTCTCCAATAGATTTGAAGAGTCAAGAAGGGATATTAAATATTTTTACCAACCAAATGCTATTTCCAAAGTATATGATGTCGAGGTTTCAGGAATCCGCGATTTACTAGAAAAGCGTCAGCGCATTAAAGGCCACTCAAACGTAATTAATAGACAAGAATCTACTATTTTACGGAGAGTTGAAAAAGTAAAAGCACAGGAACAAATAAAAAAGGATTATCGAAACACAGCAACTATAAAGAAAAACTTAGTTGAACAAGAAGATCCACTCGTTCCAAAGCGAAGGTTTGTTCCAACGCAAGTTCCATCTCCAGTTCATGGATTTAAGAAACCGAGTAAAATAGACGAATTGCTTTCTAAAAAGCAGGAGAAAATAGAGTCAAACTCTAATGAAAAAGAGATTGAGAATGTCCTTACTGAGGATAAAAATATTCCGAGTATTAATTATTCAGAGCATGAAAATAGGGTAGAAGCTGTTCTTTCGGAAAGCTTGATTGTTAAAGAAGAGAATTTAAGGACAGCACAGCCAAAAGTAAAGTATAGGGAACCTTTACATGAAGTACCGGTTACTAGTTTCATTGATATAGAGGATGAGGTAGAGGAAAAGCCCATCTACCTAAAAGAAGAGCTATATGAAAAAGTAGAAGAGTTGCCAAATTTAGCTGAGGAAACTGACGAAAGAGATCTCAGGGAAGATCAAGTTGTAGAAAAACTTCAACGATTCCAAGCGAACCAACAATTACAAGTCTATCAAGAAGCTGCAGTTACAGTATATGAAGCAGAACCTTTTGAAGGTAAAAAAATTGATATGGAATCACATGGTATGGTACAAGACGAAGGTCAAAAATCATCTGAACTAGATTTTATGGAACTACAAAATGATCAAGAACTTGAAGAATATTTTGAAACAAAACAATTTCATGAAGAAAGTGAACCTGTTTCAGAAAGCTTTGAAGAACAAGTTGAGTTCCCGGTAATAAATCAGGAGAACGAAGTGATCAATTCAAACCTTTCTTATGAAGAACCAAGTGACATTTATCCAAAGACAGAATTTGAACAAGAACCTATTTTGCATCCTATTCAAAGTGCTCAAGTGCAAAAGTTGGTGTCCATTGCATTAAATGATAGCCAATTTACGGAAGAAACAGACGAACAGATAGGGCATGAACAAGAATCATTCACAAGTTATCAGCCTGAAGCCTATGAGAATAATCTTCAAGAAACAGTAACAACTGAATCTGAAGAAGAAAAAGATCATTTGACTTGTGAAAACGAAGAACAGAAACTGGAGCAACCGCAATCCAAAGGGAGTAAATTACCTTTTAATGTGTTAATGCTGAAATCAGACAAAGAAAAATATGCAGCCAAATTAGCACAAAAACAAATGCTTCAACATAATGATGATAATAAAGAAATGTATAGGCAGATAACTAAGACTGAAGAATCGCATGAAAAACAACCGCTTCATGTGAATCCTGAGGACCTATCTCCATTGACAGTGCTTGAGCCGTATGGAGGAAAGCAAGAAAGTGAAATAGGGGTCTTCCAGGAAGAGAAAGAGCAAGAAATCGAAACGCCTTTAGCTCAGACTTCAGAAACTATTTCTTTACGAGAAGAGACAGAGGAAACGCCTGAAGAAATTGCTATAGATAGTAAAGTGGTGAGTTCACCACCGAAGATATATGTAAAACCTTCTTTAGATTTTTTAACGCCTCCTGAAGAAAAAACAGAAGATCGAGAGTGGTTGGAATCACAAGCAGATATTTTAGTGGAGTCTTTATCCTATTTCCAAGTAACTGCACAGGTAGAGGCCATCACGCAGGGGCCAGCAGTTACACAGTTTGAAATAACAGTGGGTCATGGTACCAAAGTAAGTAAGATTCGCAATCTGTCAGATGATTTAAAGCTTGCATTAGCAGCGAAGGATATTAGGATTCAAGCGCCAATCCCAGGGAAAAGTACAATTGGGATTGAAATACCAAATCGTATTTCAAGAGCGGTACAATTATCTGAAGTAACTTGCAGTGATTCATTTAAAGAATCTGAATCCCCATTAGAGGCTGCATTAGGACTGGATTTAACCGGTAAGCCTGTAACAATTGACTTGCGAAAAATGCCGCATGGTTTAATAGCAGGGGCGACAGGCTCAGGGAAATCTGTTTGTATAAATTCAATATTAATTAGCTTATTATATAAAGCTAACCCAAACGAGTTAAAGCTGATGTTAATTGACCCAAAAATGGTCGAACTTGCACCATTTAATAATATTCCGCATCTAGTTAGCCCAGTAATCAGTGATGTGAAGGCAGCTACTGCAGCATTAAAGTGGGCAGTTGAAGAAATGGAAAGACGTTATCAATTATTTGCCCATGTAGGAGTTCGTGACTTACCACGATTTAATAAATTAGCAGAATCTAAAGGTGAATATGGTCATAAACTACCTTACATTTTAATCGTGATAGATGAGCTTGCAGATTTAATGATGATGTCGCCTCAAGATGTAGAGGAAGCCATCTGTCGTATTGCACAAAAAGCAAGAGCATGTGGGATTCACCTAATTGTCGCAACTCAGAGACCATCTGTTGATGTTATTACAGGGCTGATTAAATCAAATATTCCTACTCGTATTGCATTTGCAGTTTCTTCTCAAATTGACTCACGTACAATAATTGATAGTCAGGGTGCTGAGAGATTACTTGGAAGAGGAGATATGCTTTACTTAGGCAACGGAATGAGCGATCCAATACGTCTGCAAGGTACATTTGTAACAGATGATGAAATAGAGGAAATTATCGATCATGTAAGAGGACAGGGAGAACCTGATTATTTCTTCCAGCAAGACGAATTATTAAAGAAAACGGAACTTGTTGAGGAACAAGATGAGTTATTCGAAGAGGTTTGCCGATTTGTTCATGAACAAGGCTCTGCTTCTACGTCTTCGATCCAAAGAAAATATCATATTGGTTATAATCGTGCAGCACGTTTAATCGATATGTTAGAAAGCCAAGGCTTTGTTTCAGAGCCAAGAGGAAGTAAACCAAGAGAGGTTTATATTACAGAATCTGATTTAACGTCAATGTTTGAATAA
- the ytpR gene encoding YtpR family tRNA-binding protein yields MIVAYNKPFVGDVLLVQLATEKIVNTEVEKVGDIAILKEQATGEVKAFNIFNASKYIDLEVQGNVEVTPEIVEKIEAALKANEVTISLDVDFSPKFVVGYVEEKEKHPNADKLSICKVNVGEDVLQIVCGAPNVEAGQKVVVAKIGAVMPSGLVIKDSELRGVASSGMLCSARELAIPNAPSAKGILVLDGDAEVGSPFEIPSNL; encoded by the coding sequence ATGATCGTAGCTTATAACAAACCTTTTGTAGGGGACGTACTATTAGTCCAATTAGCAACAGAGAAAATTGTAAACACTGAGGTAGAAAAGGTTGGCGATATCGCCATTTTAAAAGAGCAAGCAACTGGTGAAGTTAAAGCTTTCAATATTTTTAATGCAAGTAAATATATCGATTTAGAAGTACAAGGGAATGTAGAAGTAACACCGGAAATTGTAGAAAAAATAGAAGCGGCATTAAAGGCTAACGAAGTAACAATTTCTTTAGATGTAGACTTCTCACCTAAATTTGTAGTCGGTTATGTAGAAGAAAAAGAAAAACACCCGAATGCAGATAAGTTAAGCATTTGTAAAGTAAATGTTGGAGAAGACGTATTGCAAATCGTTTGCGGGGCACCAAATGTTGAGGCAGGTCAAAAGGTTGTTGTAGCAAAAATTGGTGCAGTCATGCCATCAGGATTAGTTATTAAAGATTCTGAATTACGAGGTGTAGCTTCTAGTGGAATGCTTTGTTCAGCAAGAGAATTAGCTATTCCAAATGCACCATCTGCCAAGGGAATTTTAGTATTGGATGGAGATGCAGAAGTAGGTTCTCCTTTCGAAATCCCTTCAAATCTATAA
- a CDS encoding DUF1444 domain-containing protein, translated as MKSKELVEKLKDRLGMDKFDFKFDKEKDTLRLNHKSLNRGMDISLPEIIAKFQTLKEKAIDEVVYTIDQTFSAMEKEQNEGFHNLSSVYPVIRSTSFPLQSNEGYPFLTTDHTAETRIYYALDLGTTYRLIDESMLEKLQVSANQVREAARFSVRKLPTNTKKDEVAGNVFYFLNQNDGYDASRILNESFLKEMESNIEGDMTLSVPHQDVLIIGDIRNEVGYDVLAQMTMHFFSIGAVPITSLSFVYEKGELEPIFILAKNRVEKEQEEK; from the coding sequence ATGAAATCAAAAGAACTTGTCGAGAAATTGAAAGACCGTTTAGGCATGGATAAATTTGATTTTAAATTCGATAAAGAAAAAGATACTTTACGTCTTAATCATAAATCATTAAACCGGGGGATGGACATTTCACTTCCGGAAATCATAGCCAAATTCCAAACATTGAAAGAAAAAGCCATTGATGAAGTGGTTTATACAATTGATCAAACATTTTCTGCTATGGAAAAAGAACAAAATGAAGGGTTTCATAATTTATCTTCAGTTTATCCTGTTATTCGTTCAACTTCGTTTCCATTACAATCAAATGAAGGGTATCCATTCTTAACAACTGATCATACAGCAGAAACACGTATTTATTATGCATTAGATTTAGGAACAACTTATCGATTAATTGATGAGTCGATGCTTGAAAAATTACAAGTAAGCGCGAATCAAGTTCGAGAGGCAGCTCGTTTTTCTGTAAGAAAGCTACCTACCAATACAAAAAAAGACGAGGTTGCAGGTAATGTCTTTTATTTCTTAAATCAAAACGATGGATACGATGCCAGCCGTATTTTAAATGAATCCTTCCTGAAGGAAATGGAAAGCAACATTGAAGGAGATATGACGTTATCGGTTCCTCATCAAGATGTGTTAATTATTGGTGATATACGCAATGAAGTAGGGTATGATGTATTAGCACAAATGACTATGCACTTCTTTTCAATAGGTGCAGTTCCAATTACATCATTATCATTTGTTTATGAAAAAGGCGAATTAGAACCAATTTTTATATTGGCAAAAAACAGAGTGGAAAAGGAGCAAGAAGAAAAATGA
- a CDS encoding DUF84 family protein gives MLVAIGTKNRAKTAAIQNIINSYFDDVQYIQVDVLSNVSEQPFSNEETRQGAINRAINTLEVTKADLNFGLEGGVHDIGDEMYCTNWGAVALKDGTVISAAGAQFLLPKEVADELRAGKELGPVMDDYTKQQDTRSHSGAVGIFTAGLIDRTEMFEHIVKLLIGQYLFLNKRI, from the coding sequence TTGTTAGTAGCAATCGGAACGAAAAATAGAGCAAAAACAGCAGCAATTCAAAATATCATAAACAGTTATTTTGATGATGTTCAATATATCCAAGTGGATGTACTGTCCAACGTATCAGAACAACCTTTTTCCAATGAAGAAACAAGACAAGGGGCTATTAATCGTGCGATAAATACGCTAGAAGTTACTAAGGCAGACCTGAATTTTGGTCTTGAGGGCGGAGTTCATGATATTGGTGATGAGATGTATTGTACAAATTGGGGAGCAGTTGCTTTAAAGGATGGCACTGTTATTTCAGCAGCAGGTGCACAGTTTTTATTGCCAAAAGAAGTTGCCGATGAGCTACGTGCAGGTAAAGAGTTGGGACCAGTTATGGACGATTATACAAAACAACAAGATACAAGATCTCATTCAGGCGCTGTAGGGATATTTACAGCAGGTCTAATAGATCGAACGGAAATGTTTGAACATATCGTAAAACTTCTCATAGGGCAATACTTGTTCTTGAATAAGAGGATATAA
- a CDS encoding M42 family metallopeptidase, protein MNTETLQLFKTLTELPGAPGNEHAVRKFMRDELEKYSDEIIQDNLGGIFGVRKAADENAPRILVAGHMDEVSFMVKNITENGMLQFQTLGGWSNQVLQAQRVTVYAKENEIPGVIASIPPHLLRGSDNKGAMEIKDMLIDVGADSKQAALDMGIRPGQSIIPICPFTPMADPKKIMAKAWDNRYGCGLAIELLKELKNEKVINHLYSGANVMEEVGLRGAQVSANMIKPDIFFALDASAANDTTGDKTQFGQLGQGTLLRIYDPTMVTHRGLREFILDTAETNNIPYQYFVSQGGTDAGKVHIANEGIPSTVIGICSRYIHTSASIIHVDDYAAAKELLVKLVRTLDRSTVNSIINNG, encoded by the coding sequence ATGAATACTGAGACATTACAATTATTTAAAACTTTAACTGAATTACCTGGAGCTCCTGGTAATGAACATGCTGTGCGTAAATTTATGCGTGACGAGTTAGAAAAATACTCTGATGAAATTATTCAAGATAATCTTGGTGGGATTTTCGGAGTAAGAAAAGCAGCAGATGAAAATGCGCCTAGAATTTTAGTTGCTGGCCATATGGATGAAGTATCGTTTATGGTAAAAAACATTACTGAAAATGGAATGCTCCAATTTCAAACGCTAGGTGGTTGGTCAAACCAAGTCTTACAAGCACAAAGAGTTACTGTCTATGCAAAAGAAAACGAAATCCCTGGGGTAATTGCTTCAATCCCTCCGCATTTATTAAGAGGATCGGATAACAAAGGTGCAATGGAAATAAAAGATATGCTAATTGATGTTGGTGCTGATAGTAAACAGGCTGCCTTGGATATGGGAATTCGCCCTGGTCAATCCATCATTCCAATTTGTCCTTTTACACCGATGGCAGATCCCAAAAAGATTATGGCAAAAGCCTGGGATAATCGTTATGGATGCGGGTTGGCCATTGAATTATTAAAAGAGCTAAAGAATGAAAAGGTCATCAATCATCTTTATTCAGGAGCAAATGTAATGGAAGAGGTTGGCCTGCGCGGTGCTCAAGTGTCAGCTAATATGATTAAACCGGATATTTTCTTTGCTTTAGATGCTTCTGCTGCAAATGATACAACTGGTGATAAAACACAATTTGGCCAGCTTGGACAAGGAACTCTTCTTCGCATTTATGATCCGACAATGGTAACACACAGAGGACTGCGAGAATTCATTTTAGATACGGCTGAAACAAATAATATACCGTATCAGTACTTTGTTTCTCAAGGTGGAACAGATGCCGGTAAAGTGCATATTGCAAATGAAGGGATTCCAAGTACAGTAATTGGGATCTGTTCCCGTTATATCCATACTTCAGCTTCCATTATTCATGTTGATGATTATGCAGCAGCAAAAGAATTACTTGTTAAGCTTGTAAGAACGCTTGATAGAAGCACTGTGAATTCAATCATTAATAATGGCTAA